A genomic stretch from Terriglobales bacterium includes:
- a CDS encoding ATP-dependent DNA helicase — translation MSSTAKPATSWTLHQFFAPGGILAKAHPQYEFRRGQLQMAQAVERALEERRHLIVEAGTGTGKTLAYLVPVIRSGKRVIISTGTKNLQEQLFRKDVPFLDRVFFPNGDGSLRVCYMKGRNNYLCRQKLYTLGEQPILSGLDEIEQFRVIADWERTTETGDRAELALLAENNQLWPKLDARADACIGQKCQQFDRCFITEMHRRAAESDIVIVNHHLFFADLAIRQQAEGAPDAGILPEFSAVIFDEAHELEDVAGSYFGIGVSRQRFDELARDAEAVLKQKQMLSTSIASAIGSLRQRAQLFFSLLPAGEGRFAFEARPEFLEENGDEFVGLQNALKRVSAELEAFSTKPEEVFMLIRRAEELRVQLGFVMENNDRNTVVWIERRNFERGGRASGGAQGHVALQATPIDVSQILRQVLFENLETAVLTSATLAVGGGYEYIRSRLGLDHARELVVPSHFDYQSQAILYVPPDLPDPRTEQFVPKAAARIRQLLEITRGRAFCLFTSYAQMHEIYNRLLGEIEYPMLLQGTAPRSALLDQFRATPNAVLFATASFWQGVDVQGEQLSCVIIDRLPFAVPNDPVVAARIRAVDDEGGNAFFQYQVPAAVITLKQGFGRLIRSLHDRGLLALLDNRILKKQYGRVFLSSLPDYRKTTKLPEVEEFFGIKSQD, via the coding sequence GTGTCCAGCACCGCCAAACCCGCCACTTCCTGGACGCTGCACCAGTTCTTCGCGCCGGGCGGAATCCTGGCAAAGGCGCATCCGCAGTACGAATTCCGGCGCGGCCAGCTGCAGATGGCGCAGGCCGTTGAGCGGGCGCTGGAAGAGCGCCGTCACCTGATCGTGGAGGCCGGCACGGGCACTGGCAAGACGCTGGCGTACCTGGTGCCGGTCATTCGCTCGGGCAAGCGCGTGATCATCTCGACCGGCACGAAGAACCTGCAGGAGCAGCTCTTCCGCAAAGACGTGCCCTTCCTCGACCGCGTCTTCTTCCCTAACGGCGATGGTTCGCTGCGCGTCTGCTACATGAAGGGACGCAACAACTATCTGTGCCGGCAGAAGCTATACACGCTGGGCGAACAGCCCATCCTGAGCGGGCTCGATGAGATCGAGCAGTTTCGCGTGATCGCCGACTGGGAGAGGACCACGGAAACCGGCGACCGGGCCGAGCTCGCGCTGCTGGCGGAAAACAATCAGCTCTGGCCCAAACTCGACGCGCGCGCCGACGCCTGCATCGGCCAGAAGTGCCAGCAGTTCGACCGCTGCTTCATCACCGAGATGCATCGCCGCGCGGCCGAGAGCGACATCGTCATCGTCAATCATCATCTGTTCTTCGCCGACCTCGCGATCCGGCAGCAGGCCGAGGGCGCGCCTGACGCCGGCATCCTGCCCGAGTTCAGCGCGGTCATCTTTGACGAGGCCCACGAGCTGGAAGACGTGGCGGGCAGCTACTTCGGCATCGGCGTGAGCCGGCAGCGGTTCGACGAGCTGGCGCGCGACGCGGAAGCCGTGCTGAAGCAGAAGCAGATGCTCTCGACCTCCATCGCCTCGGCCATTGGCAGCCTGCGGCAGCGCGCACAGTTGTTCTTCTCCCTGCTGCCGGCGGGGGAGGGCCGCTTTGCCTTCGAGGCGCGGCCTGAGTTCCTGGAGGAAAACGGCGACGAGTTCGTCGGGCTGCAGAACGCGCTGAAGCGTGTGAGCGCGGAACTGGAGGCGTTCTCCACCAAGCCGGAGGAGGTTTTCATGTTGATCCGACGGGCCGAGGAGCTGCGGGTGCAACTCGGCTTCGTGATGGAGAACAACGACCGCAACACGGTCGTGTGGATCGAGCGGCGGAACTTCGAGCGTGGCGGCCGGGCGTCTGGCGGCGCCCAGGGACACGTGGCGCTCCAGGCAACGCCCATCGACGTCTCGCAGATCCTGCGCCAGGTGCTGTTCGAGAACCTGGAGACGGCGGTGCTGACTTCAGCGACGCTCGCCGTCGGCGGCGGATACGAGTACATTCGCAGCCGGCTCGGGTTGGACCACGCGCGCGAACTGGTGGTGCCTTCGCACTTCGACTACCAGTCACAGGCCATTCTCTACGTGCCGCCCGACCTGCCTGATCCGCGCACCGAGCAGTTCGTGCCCAAGGCCGCGGCGCGCATACGGCAGCTGCTGGAGATCACGCGCGGGCGGGCCTTCTGCCTGTTCACCAGCTACGCGCAGATGCACGAGATCTACAACCGGCTGCTGGGCGAGATCGAGTACCCAATGCTTCTGCAGGGCACAGCGCCGCGCAGCGCGCTGCTCGACCAATTCCGCGCCACGCCGAACGCCGTGTTGTTCGCGACGGCATCGTTCTGGCAGGGCGTGGACGTGCAGGGCGAGCAGTTGAGCTGCGTAATCATCGACCGCCTGCCCTTTGCCGTGCCGAACGATCCGGTGGTGGCGGCGCGCATCCGCGCGGTTGACGACGAGGGAGGCAATGCCTTCTTCCAGTACCAGGTTCCGGCCGCCGTCATCACGCTGAAACAGGGTTTCGGACGGCTGATTCGGTCTCTCCACGATCGCGGCCTGCTGGCACTGCTCGATAATCGCATTCTAAAGAAGCAGTACGGGCGAGTGTTCCTCAGCAGCCTGCCGGACTACCGCAAGACAACGAAGCTGCCCGAAGTCGAGGAATTCTTCGGGATCAAATCCCAGGACTAG
- the der gene encoding ribosome biogenesis GTPase Der, producing the protein MARLPDQPTVTIVGRPNVGKSTLFNRLVGRRRALVGDEPGITRDRIYGMAHWAGRDFRVVDTGGILPGAKEIIPSEIFRQARVALDQADVIVMVVDGRTELAAPDRDLARLLLRSGKPVFLAVNKIDVPALEAQAENYRQLGLKHLVPVSAEHGSGVAELLDQIMRALPPRHAAGEAEHAGETQGTSVAVAGDRRPTTDDAFADDQRPTARDEIKVAIIGRPNVGKSTLLNRLTGADRAVVSPVPGTTRDAVDEIVTRDGQVLRFIDTAGIRRKGRTELMAEKLSVVMARKHLQSADIALLMIDGSEGVTALDANIAGYAHQSGRSVVLVVNKWDLVQQRARELGERRLASRGAHTARRAKLRPADPQRYEQEARHSLKFLGYAPMVFVSASSGRNVEKIFELVKQVAAERRKRVSTGEMNRFLKHVDFDRAPAPFSKQVKIFYMTQASTSPPTFVIFTDRDVKLHFSYERFLENQVRRAFGFVGTPIRIINRAREEKPGQRGR; encoded by the coding sequence ATGGCCCGATTACCCGATCAACCCACCGTCACCATCGTCGGCCGGCCCAACGTAGGCAAGTCCACGCTCTTCAACCGGCTGGTGGGACGCCGGCGCGCCCTTGTCGGCGACGAGCCCGGCATCACCCGCGACCGCATCTACGGCATGGCGCACTGGGCGGGACGTGATTTCCGCGTGGTGGACACCGGCGGCATTTTGCCGGGAGCGAAGGAAATCATCCCATCGGAAATCTTCCGCCAGGCGCGCGTTGCGCTCGATCAGGCCGACGTCATCGTGATGGTGGTCGACGGGCGCACCGAACTCGCCGCGCCCGATCGCGACCTGGCGCGCCTCCTGCTTCGCAGCGGCAAGCCGGTATTTCTCGCGGTCAACAAAATTGATGTCCCCGCCCTCGAGGCGCAGGCGGAGAACTATCGGCAGCTCGGCCTGAAACACCTCGTACCCGTCTCGGCCGAGCACGGCAGCGGTGTTGCCGAGCTGCTTGACCAGATCATGCGCGCTCTGCCGCCAAGGCACGCTGCAGGAGAAGCAGAGCACGCAGGGGAAACGCAGGGAACTTCGGTCGCTGTGGCCGGCGACCGACGGCCAACGACCGACGACGCCTTTGCTGACGACCAACGACCAACCGCCCGCGACGAAATTAAGGTCGCCATCATCGGCCGGCCCAACGTCGGCAAGTCCACGCTGCTGAACCGGCTCACCGGCGCCGATCGCGCCGTCGTGTCGCCCGTCCCCGGCACCACGCGCGACGCGGTCGACGAAATCGTAACCCGCGACGGGCAGGTGCTGCGCTTTATCGACACGGCCGGCATCCGCCGCAAGGGCCGGACCGAGCTGATGGCGGAAAAGCTCAGCGTGGTGATGGCGCGCAAGCATCTCCAGTCGGCCGACATCGCGCTGCTCATGATTGACGGCTCGGAAGGCGTGACCGCGCTCGACGCCAACATCGCCGGCTACGCGCACCAGAGCGGGCGCTCAGTGGTTCTCGTCGTGAACAAGTGGGACCTGGTGCAGCAGCGCGCGCGCGAGCTGGGCGAGCGGCGTTTGGCGTCGCGCGGCGCGCATACCGCCCGTCGCGCCAAACTTCGCCCAGCCGATCCGCAGCGATACGAGCAGGAGGCGCGGCACTCCCTCAAGTTTCTCGGCTACGCGCCCATGGTCTTCGTTTCGGCGTCGAGCGGCCGCAATGTCGAGAAGATTTTCGAGCTGGTGAAGCAGGTGGCGGCCGAGCGGCGCAAGCGTGTCTCGACCGGCGAAATGAATCGCTTCCTCAAGCACGTGGACTTCGATCGCGCCCCGGCGCCCTTCTCCAAGCAGGTCAAGATCTTCTACATGACGCAGGCCTCCACCTCGCCGCCTACGTTCGTCATCTTCACCGACCGCGACGTGAAGCTGCACTTCTCCTACGAACGGTTCCTGGAAAACCAGGTCCGGCGCGCCTTTGGCTTCGTGGGCACGCCCATCCGCATCATCAACCGCGCACGGGAAGAGAAACCAGGACAAAGAGGACGCTGA
- the queC gene encoding 7-cyano-7-deazaguanine synthase QueC gives MTLAVTRSRAVVLLSGGMDSAVCAALAARDHDAAALHVSYGQRTEARERLAFGRVCDRLGIGKRLLLRNDVLGLIGGSALTDTKLAVPEAGAEIGAGEVPVTYVPFRNAHFLAAAVSWAEVLGAQKVYIGAVAQDSSGYPDCRPEYYRAFNELVRAGTRDGRIEVVTPLIGMRKSEIVRLGLELGAPFDLTWSCYSREDRACGACESCVLRLRAFAAAGAADPIPYAQTRERSAS, from the coding sequence ATGACGTTGGCGGTCACCAGGAGCAGGGCTGTGGTCCTGCTCAGCGGGGGCATGGACTCGGCGGTGTGCGCCGCGCTGGCGGCGCGCGATCACGATGCCGCCGCCCTTCACGTCAGCTACGGGCAGCGCACCGAAGCGCGCGAGCGGCTGGCGTTTGGGCGGGTATGCGACCGGCTCGGCATCGGCAAGCGGCTGCTGCTGCGCAACGACGTTTTGGGATTGATCGGCGGCTCCGCGCTCACCGACACCAAGCTCGCCGTCCCCGAGGCGGGCGCCGAGATCGGCGCCGGCGAGGTTCCCGTCACCTATGTGCCCTTCCGCAACGCGCATTTTCTCGCCGCAGCGGTGAGCTGGGCGGAGGTGCTGGGCGCGCAAAAGGTCTACATCGGCGCGGTGGCGCAAGACAGTTCGGGATATCCCGACTGCCGCCCGGAGTACTACCGGGCGTTCAACGAGCTGGTGCGCGCGGGCACGCGCGACGGCCGTATCGAGGTGGTGACGCCGCTGATCGGCATGCGCAAGAGCGAGATCGTGCGGCTCGGCCTTGAACTGGGCGCCCCGTTCGATTTAACGTGGAGCTGCTACAGCCGCGAAGACCGCGCCTGTGGCGCGTGTGAAAGCTGTGTCCTGCGCCTGCGCGCGTTTGCCGCCGCCGGCGCCGCCGATCCCATTCCATACGCACAAACGCGGGAGCGCAGCGCGAGCTGA
- the queD gene encoding 6-carboxytetrahydropterin synthase QueD, producing the protein MFQVTVEDSFAAGHYLRNYRGKCENPHGHNYKVRVTLQGQQLDKAGLLLDFKDLKEAMKHVIDRLDHQMINDLEPFTSTNPSAENIAQYFYRETTEHLARVTKGRVSVKEVTIWETDTTTATYFE; encoded by the coding sequence ATGTTCCAGGTCACGGTTGAAGACTCCTTCGCCGCCGGACACTACCTGCGGAATTACCGCGGCAAGTGCGAGAACCCGCACGGACACAACTACAAGGTCCGCGTCACCTTGCAGGGCCAGCAGCTCGACAAGGCGGGCCTGCTGCTCGACTTCAAGGACCTGAAGGAAGCGATGAAGCACGTCATCGACCGGCTCGACCACCAGATGATCAACGATTTGGAGCCGTTTACCTCGACCAATCCCTCGGCGGAAAACATCGCGCAGTACTTCTATCGCGAGACGACGGAGCACCTCGCCCGCGTCACCAAGGGCCGGGTCTCGGTGAAAGAAGTGACGATCTGGGAGACGGATACGACGACGGCCACGTACTTTGAATGA
- a CDS encoding radical SAM protein: MQITEIYASIQGESSYAGLPCVFVRLTGCNLRCGWCDSEYTFTGGRKMAAEEVLAEVRRHAPIKLVEVTGGEPLLQARELIPLMQCLLDEGYTVLLETSGERPLADVPEGVVVIADVKCPGSGEGGTFLPENLPQLTPEDEAKFVIADRADYEFARDFVGEHDLTSRTQVIFSPAFRKDAVGRTAENALLDPRQLSEWILADQLNVRLGLQLHKFIWEPQTKGV; this comes from the coding sequence ATGCAGATCACGGAAATCTACGCATCCATCCAGGGCGAATCCAGTTACGCCGGGTTGCCGTGTGTCTTCGTGCGCCTGACGGGTTGCAATCTGCGCTGCGGCTGGTGCGACAGCGAGTACACCTTCACCGGCGGGCGCAAGATGGCAGCGGAAGAGGTGCTGGCCGAGGTGCGCCGCCACGCGCCCATCAAGCTGGTGGAAGTCACCGGCGGCGAGCCGCTGCTGCAGGCCCGCGAATTGATTCCGCTGATGCAGTGTTTGCTGGACGAGGGATACACGGTGCTTCTGGAAACCAGCGGCGAGCGCCCGCTGGCTGACGTGCCGGAAGGAGTAGTCGTCATCGCAGATGTGAAGTGTCCCGGCTCGGGCGAAGGCGGCACGTTCCTGCCGGAAAATCTGCCCCAACTCACGCCCGAGGACGAAGCCAAGTTCGTCATTGCAGACCGCGCCGATTACGAGTTCGCGCGCGACTTCGTCGGCGAACACGATCTCACGTCGCGCACGCAGGTCATCTTTTCGCCCGCCTTTCGCAAAGACGCCGTCGGCCGGACGGCTGAAAACGCCCTCCTCGATCCGCGCCAGCTTTCGGAGTGGATCCTGGCCGACCAGCTGAACGTTCGCCTGGGCCTGCAACTGCATAAGTTCATCTGGGAGCCGCAGACAAAAGGAGTTTGA
- a CDS encoding helix-turn-helix domain-containing protein, whose protein sequence is MQSAAELFAQKGWEATTTRDIAEQAGIAVGTLFNYFPTKEALAVAMAGARLSLARQDYQSRLRGDESLDEELFAFVWAGLRAMVPAREYFGLALPAVLPQSVRQDCAGSPLARAHLDQINSIVGRHGFSTLTAVQAQLYWSLYRGVLAHWADDRSPNQEETVALLDQSLLLWIAALRRRSSDAETAGPRA, encoded by the coding sequence ATGCAGTCTGCCGCCGAGCTGTTTGCGCAGAAGGGGTGGGAGGCGACGACGACGCGAGACATCGCCGAGCAGGCGGGGATCGCGGTGGGAACGCTGTTCAACTATTTTCCCACCAAGGAAGCGCTCGCGGTGGCGATGGCGGGCGCCAGGCTTTCCCTGGCGCGGCAGGACTACCAATCGCGGCTTCGTGGTGACGAGTCGCTCGACGAAGAGCTGTTTGCCTTCGTCTGGGCGGGGCTGCGGGCGATGGTTCCGGCGCGGGAATATTTCGGGCTGGCATTGCCCGCCGTGTTGCCTCAATCGGTCAGGCAGGACTGTGCCGGATCGCCGCTGGCGCGGGCCCACCTCGATCAGATCAACAGCATCGTCGGGCGCCACGGTTTCTCGACGCTGACGGCCGTGCAGGCTCAGCTTTACTGGAGCCTCTATCGGGGCGTGCTCGCGCACTGGGCGGATGACCGCTCGCCCAACCAGGAAGAAACGGTGGCGCTGCTGGATCAATCGCTCCTGCTCTGGATCGCCGCGCTTCGGCGCCGCAGTAGCGACGCGGAAACCGCCGGCCCGCGCGCCTGA